In Ruegeria sp. YS9, the genomic window GCAGCTGTTCGCCCTGACCGCCACCGATGCGGTGGCCGGAGAGTTGGTGAACTCGGTCTTCAAACTCACCACACCGCGCGACCTGCTGAACCTGCGCAAGATCGAGATTGAGGCCGACACAACAGGCGGCACCCTGCGCAAGGCACAGCAACTGGCAGGCATGGTCGAACGGTTCAAAACCAAAGAGGACGCCTGGTTCGATGATGTGCTGATCGCCAAGATGATCGAAACCGCCAGGGAAACCGGTGACGTCACCCGAAACCCGGTGCGCCTGCGTCATACGGATTTTGAGCAGCGAAACTTCTGGACGGCACATTTCGGTGGGCTTTATCTTTTTCCCGACGTTGATCACCCGGCAGCGATTTGCATGGGTGAAAAGCCTGACGACCTGCCGATCAAATACACGTTTGATCCGTCGCAGCGGAACCAGATTGCCAAATTTCTGGACTACAACGATCTGGTTGAGCCCATCGTCAAGGCGCGCGGCGTGGATGCGGCCGCGATCCTGCAACAGAAGATGGATTTCCTGACCGTCGATGCGGCGGCGGATGCGGATGTTGACCTGACCGGGCTGGATCGCAGCGACATGCGGCGGTTGGCACGGAACCACGCGGATCGCCTGCCGCAGGCCTATCACGGGCTTGCGCAACTGCTGCGCTGGGCAAGTGATGGGGGTCCGTGGCCGCGCATCACTTCGGACCATCCGGCCTATTTCTACACGCTACGCGCCGCCGATACGCCGAACCGCGATCTGGTGAACATGCTGCTTTCCGAATTGGCCCCGCTGGACCCGCGCCAGATGTTCATCTGCCACAAAGAATTGTTCTACCGAACATATTCGGGCTGGCCCGAGAGCAAGAAGGCCTATGTGGCCGACTTCCTTGCGCGCGAATATCAGGTGGACAAACAAGGCGCCCGCGCCGCCCTGTTCGGACATGAGCTGGATATGAGCGGCGACGATCGCGTCAGCGATGACATAATTGCCCGGGTCGGTCCGTGGGGTTCGGTGAGGAAAGGTTGAAATGATTGGATTATTGCGCCTTTTGCTGATCTTGCTGGTGATCCAGACGATTGCCTATGTCGGGCTGTCTTTCTATTCGCGCGGCATACGTCGGCGCAAATTGGAGAACTGGTGGGACGAAAAGGGCAAGACGGGCAACAAAGAAGCCTTTGTCGAACGCGGATTGCATGTGTATGACAACTCGTTTCGGCGTAAACTGATCCTAGGTGTCTATATCGTGCCGTGGGTGGCGATTGGCGCGCTGATCTACATCGTGAATTACATGTGAGGGTTTAGGCATGGCCTATGTGAAATGGGCGTTCATTATCATTTTCTGGGGCACGATTGCCGTGATCCTGCAATATTCTCTGCCCCAGCATGACATTGTGCGCATCGTCAACACCTATGAAGAACGGCAGGATCTGAACGACTGGACCCGGATCTTCTGGTCAGAGCCGGAAGATCAATCCACCAGCCTGTCCAACCGGGATGTGCAGTTCATTCAGGCGGTGCGGGCCAATGGAAAACCCATCGTGTACCGAAATGAGGATACCGGCTGGGGATGGCCGCCGTATTTCAAGTTCGACACGGCGAACCTGTATACCGAGGCCAATGATGCGAAATCGACCAAGGAGAACCCGAAATGGGTGGTCGTGACCCATTACGGGTGGCGCAATGAATTCATGTCGATCTTTCCCAACGCCATTTTCATCAAGCATGTGGATGGCCCGGATGTGCGGATCATTCCATGGTTCAATATCATCTTCCTGACGATCTTTGCGGCGTTCGTTTGGGCGGTATGGGTGCGTTGGCGCAGGTTCCGGCAATCCCGGATCGATCCGATGATCGAAAACGTTGAAGACGGCCTGTATGCGGCCGGTGATGCCATTGAAGAGCGGCGCAACAGGTTTCGCCGCTGGCTGGACAGCTGGAAATCGAAATAGACCGCAGCTGAGGCGGGCGTGGCAGCAGCACGCCCATCCGGCTGGCTGTGCCCTTCACCTGACGATGAATTCCGCATGCAGCGCGCCTGCTGCCTTGATCGTTTTCAGAATGTCGATCATGTCCTGAGGCGAGACCCCAAGCGCGTTCAGGCCTGCGACAACCTCGGACAACGTGGTGGCCTCGGGGATTTCGGCGAGGCCGGTTCCCTCTTCTTCTTCGATCCCTGCGATTGTCCGTGGCACGACCACTGTTTCACCTCTGGCGAACGGGTTGGGCTGCACTGCAATCGGTGCTTCCTGAACCGTCAGAGTCAGGTTGCCTTGAGACACCGCAACACGCGAAATTCGGACCTCTTGCCCCATGACAATGGTGCCAGAGCGCTGATCGACAACAACGCGCGCTTTCGATTCCGGTTCAACCAGAATGTTTTCAATGCGCCCAATGGCATGGGCTGTCGAAACCGCCTGAGTCGCCGCGACGTTGAGCTCAACCGTGCCGGAATCCCGCATAATCGCCACGGCTCTGTTGAACTCGGTGTTTATCGCGGTTTCGATGCGCGCGGCTGTGGTGAAGTCTGGCTCTCTGAGTGCGAGGCGCATCTGAGTGAGAGTTGACAAGTCGAAGTCAATTTCACGCTCGACCCTCGCGCCGGATGGGATCACGCCCGAAGTTGGCACCCCGCGCACGACTGAAGCTGCCTCTCCTTCAGCCGAAACGCCGCCCGCAAGGATTGTGCCCTGAGCGACCGCATAGATTTGGCCGTCGGCCGCGTTCAGCGGGGTCATGATCAGAGTGCCCCCCAAGAGGCTGCTGGAATCGCCTATGGCTGAAACCGTTACATCGATTTGACCACCCACCCGTGCAAAAGGCGGAAGGCTGGCCGTGACCAATACCGCTGCCACGTTTTTGGGCCGGAAATCCTCACCGGTGACGTTGACGCCAAGACGTTCGAGGATGTTGGACATGATTTCTTCGGTGAAGGGCGCGTTGCGTAATCCATCACCGGTTCCGTTCAAGCCGACCACCAGGCCATAACCCACCAGATCGTTGCCCCGTACACCGTCAAAATCCACGAGGTCCTTGAGACGGATTGTCCCTGCCCAAGCCATGCCGGGAAGGAGAAGCAGGAGAAGTATCAGCGCCCTCATCTCAGAAAGTTCACCAGTGAAAGGTTCGCATTGCGAACGGTTACGGAATACAGGCTTTCCAATTGAAATTGCACCGTTTGCAGTTTTGCTGCCGTCTCATAAGGATCGGCCGCGATCAGTTCGTTCCGGCTGAATTCCAAGCTGGTCCGGGCCGAGGAATTGCGTGTTGCAGCCTCTTCGATGCGGGCTTCGGCCGCTCCGACTTTTGCCCGGAGTTTTACGGTGGCATCCTGTGCGTTGGCCAGATCGACCCCTAACTGCGTGAACAATGCGGTGCGCTGATCGGGCGAAAGTGCCAATGCGCTGTCGGTGGCCAGCGCCGCAACGGCGACATCCCTGAGTGCGGCCTTGAACGCCGGATCCGTTGCCGTGATCGGCAGCGTGACGCTTTCGTTTTCCGAAATCTGCATCGGAGACAGTGTGCTGCTTGACCCCTGATAAATCACGGCGTCGAAACCGGCCGGGTCATTGAACCAGTTTTCTGCCGCCAGCCTGATATCAGCGACCGTCGCAAGCCCCGTCAACTGCGACTTCAGCGCCGTCAAAAGATCGTTCGAAGATTGCAGAGGCGACACATCGGTGGCGGTGCCGGAAAACAGGCTGCGCCCTCCCACGCGTGTGTTCAGTGCCGAGATCATCGTGTCCAGCTCGTTTTTCGCCTGTTGGGACGCTTGTTCATGATTGACGGGCTGATTGGCGGTTCCGTAGGCCAGCAAAGACGCGGTCATGTCTCCGACCGAATCTCCGAAGGTTTTCAGGCTCAGTTGCATGGTGTCGGTGAACAGGGCGGCTTCGGACGTTGCGATGCCAAAGGCGTCGAGTCTGGCGAGGCTGCGGTCGAGATCCAGAATTTGCGAATAATCCCCGCCAAGCCGACCCGAGACGTCCTGTACCCGCCCGGTGGACATTTCATAAGAGAGGGTTTCGATCTGGGTTTTGATATCTGTTGCGCGGGTTCGCAAGGTCATTCCTCGCGCCAAATCGCCGATAGAAGTGATGTTCATGGTCACAACCTCAGAAGAGTTTCCATAAGCTCGTCAACAACCGAGATGACACGGGCGTTCGCGGCATAGGTCTGTTCGACCTGCATGAGCCGTTGCAGTTCCTGATCGGTATCCACGCCCTGCGCGGCCTCGATCTGCGCCATTTGCTGCTGGAAGCTGTTTGCAAAAGTCTTGCGTTGATCCGCGGCATGGGCGTGCGCGCCCGCTTTCGACAACAGGGCCTCGGTCAACTCGGCAGCGCGCATGTTTCCCGTGCCGAACAGCCCGCCGGGTACCGGGCGCGCGTCGTTCAATATGTTCCCGAACGCGCGCAGTTGAGCCGCCTGCCCGGGGTCACCCGGTGTTGCGGCACCCAGACCCGCGCGCAGTTTCCAACTGTCCCCGCCATTGTCAGGGTCGACCGTCGAATTGAGTGAGATCCGTGATGCAAGTCCGACAACAGATGCAGGATTGAATCGGTTGCCGTCGTCGGTGAACAGACCGGGATCTGTCGCAAGAGCCGTCGAATCCAAACCGGGCGTTTCAAATCGTTCAATCAGGTCCCTTGCAACCGTGTCGAGCTGAACCTGTGCCTCGACTGCCAAATCGTCGCGGATGGTGAACTGCGCCATCAGTGCCCCGCCGCGGATTTGAGCGTTACCTGCGCTTGTCCGCACCGGGTTGCCGTTCATCTCCAGACCGGACAACAGACCATTTGCCACGGTCATGTGAGGCTTTGTTTCACCGGTCGTGGAAAAAGTGAACTCCGAGGCCGTGCCTTCCAGCAGGATCAGCCCGCCCTCCGAGTACAGGGATACCTGATCATTGGCGCGGGGCACGACATTGACCGGGATCAGGGTATTGACCTGGTCGATCAGGACATGCCGCTGGTCCAGCAGGGCACCGATGTCACCGCCAGAGTTTTGAATGGCAGGAATCTTGGCGTTCAGGTCTTCGATATCTTTCAGAGTCTGATTCAGGGTTTCGATCTGAGCGCCAATTTTCCGATCAGCATCCGAGCGTGCCTGGCGTACGCCTTCTGATGCTGCGTTCAGCTCGTTGGTCAGATCGCGGGCCGAGCGCGCAACCTGATCCAGCCGTTCGATCGAGTCAGGCAGACTGGCCGCCGTGATGAAGGCGTTTTCCAATGAGGACAGACGGGTAGACAGCGAAGGGCCGTCATCAAGAGACCCCACCAGATGTTCGAACCGAGCGTGAAAATCTGAAACGTCCGACCGAAAGGCGAGTTCAGCATCAGAGGAACGTCTGTTGGCTGTCAAAACCGGATCCTGATGCCGGATCACGCCCACGGTGCGTACGCCATTTCCGGATATAGGGCTTGTTGCAAGCTCGAGGGACCGGCGCGCATAGCCGGGGGTCAGCGCATTCGCGATGTTTCCGGACACCACAGCGGCCCCGCGACTGGCCGCAGTCAGCCCGCCCAGTGCGTTATTGAGTGCTGTCGACATGTTCATGAGGCCGCTCCTTTCTTTGGGTCAGAGCCGGATTAACGCTTCAGGTTTGTCGTTTCCTGCAACATCTCGTCCACCGTCTGGATCACCGTGGCGCTGGAAGAGTAAGCACGTTGCGTCTGAATCAATGAGGTCAGCTCGGTCGCTACATCCGTGGTGGATTCCTCACGCGCGAAAGAAACAAGATCCCCGGTCGGGCCTTCGCCCGCATTCCAAAGAAAGAACGTACCGCTTTCACGGGAAGGCGCGTAAGTTTGGCTGTCCAGCGCGGTCAAACCGTTGGGATTGGGGACATCTGCCAGCGGAATCTGATACATTCGGCGGCTGACGCCGGTGTCGTACAACGCATAGACATATCCGTTCTCATCAACCTGGACGCTGGTCATTGTGCCAACGGCAGAACCATCTCGTGTGATCGAAACGGGCGCGAACGTATCGGACAATTGGGTTATACCATCTGCATCCCCGATCAGGCCAATATTTACCTCCATCGGTCCGCCGGCGACGTTGACCATGACACTGCCCGTTGCTGGATCATAAGCACCGCCTGAAACAGCTGTGACGCTGGCCAGAGTGCCACCTGCCGTTCGGTTGTCGGTGAATGTCAGCGTGTATTCACCGATGATCGCGCCACCCGAGGCCGAGTCACGCAAGACCATGGTCCATTCGTTGCTGCTGCCGGTTGCGGGAACAGTTGGAACCAACTGGATATCGACGCTTTCAGACTTGCCGAGATTGTCGAAATACTCAACTGACAAAGGTTGAATGTCGCCCGGCGCGCCCGCATCTGTCGCCGTGGCCGGAAGGTTCATACGCAGTTTCATTTCCGTGGTTGGGGAACCCGACAGCTGATTCACGCTGAGCTGAATGGGTTCAAGCGCGGCGGGTGTGTCGCGCGAAACCGGTGGAATAGTGCCATCAGGTGCCGCCCGCCACCCCAGAAGAACAAGACCGGATTCGGTAACCAAATACCCCTCGTCGTTGGTGCGGAATGACCCGGTTGTTGTCAGCAGCATCTCGTTCGAGCTATTCCCGATCTGCGAACTGGGGCGCACAGGCAACATGCCGCGCCCGCGAACTGCCAGATCGGTTGAGTTGCTGGTCGTGACCAGGGGCCCGCGTTGATCAATCATGCGCTGGCTTGTCGTCCGCACGCCGCCTGCCGAATAGCTGCCACCCTGGCCCGACGTGACCATTGAATGAAAATCCGTCTCGACCCGTTTATACCCATAGGTCGAAGAGTTCGCGATGTTGTCGGAAATCGTCGCCAACCTGTTGGCATTGGCTTTCAGCGCCGCCACACCGGCATTGAGCGAAGAGGAAATGGTCATGGGTGCGCCCTTCTGTTGCGTCCGTCTTTGATGCAACAGGTAACGCGCTGCCCCTTAACAGCGCGCTAACATGTAAAATACGCTCTATCATTTAGGGCTGGCGCAGGAAGATCACTTCGATCCTGTTGTTCCGCGCAGCCATGGGATTTTCGGCGAACAGTTCTCTGTCGGCATGGCCCGCAACACGATCCATCCTTTGTGCCGCAACGCCCTTGTCTTGCAGCAACTGGCGCAATTTTTGAGCCCTTGCCGTGGACAACTCCCAGGCTGTGTTGCGCGCCTGTACGACCGGAGATGCGCTGACATGCCCTTCGACAGCGATCGAATTGACGACAAGATCCGAGGCTCGGGCGAGGATCAGGGCCAGGGACCGCAGAAAGCTGGTTGGTTTGTCAGAGCCCGATTCGAACAATGCCTGATCGTCGGTGTCGAACAGTTCCACCACCAATCCTTCATCTGTGACCCGTGTGACGATATGCTTGAGCAGCTTGTCCGAGACCTCGCTTTCACCCGTGCGCCCCAGCAGTTGCGCCTCCAACGTAGTGAAGTCTTCCTTGTTCCCTTTGCCGCCGCCCTCGGCATTCACTCCGATCGAGCCGCGGGCCTGATGCGATTCGGTCGGGTGTGTGGTCGTGGCACCCTGACCGTCCCGCAGCAGCACTTCTTCAGACAGCATGCTGTCGCCGCCAAACGCCCCGTCTCCGCCGCCGGATTCCGGGCTCAGCGGGATTGTTGGCGCGAAATAATCCGCCAACCCTTTTCGTTGCTGTTCCGTTGTTGCGTTCAGCAGCCACATCAACATGAAGAAGGCCATCATGGCCGTCACAAAGTCGGCATACGCGACTTTCCACGCGCCACCGTGATGGCCATCGCCACCCGATACACGCTTCTTCTTGATGATGATTGGCGCCGCATTGGTTTGCGCACCCATCTCCACCACCTTTTTATCACCCGACTATCGGGATAGCAGCGCAGGTCTTAAGGTGGCCTTAACACTTAAAACTGTTCAGAGTTCGCTAACGCGGCAGGCCGGCCGAAGCACGGCGCAGAATCAGGGACAGCCGGTTAAAGCTGTTTTCAATCCCTTCGGAATCGGGTTTGCCGAAAAATGCGTCCAACTCCTCATGAACGCGCACGGCCTGATCCAAGAGCGGGTCTGATCCTTCTGAATACAGCCCGGCCTTTATCATGACTTCGGATTGTTCGTAGCTGCCGACAAGTTTGCGGGTTTCGTTGATCATCTGGTTCTCGGCCTCGGACGCGGCCTCTGGAAGGCTGCGGGATACGGATTTGCTTAGATCGATGGCCGGGAAGCGCCCGCGTTCGGCAATCTCGCGGCTGAGCACGATATGCCCGTCCAACACACCGCGCAGAATGTCGGCGATGGGTTCATCCATGTCGGACCCCGCAACCAGGACGCTGAACACGGCAGTGATATCACCCTGCTCCTGCGTGCCGGGGCCTGCGCGTTCACACAGGTTGGCAATCAGGGGGGTGACAGAGGGCGGATACCCTCGGAGTGACGGGGCTTCGCCCATGGCAACGGCGATTTCACGGTGCGCTTCCGCGAAACGGGTTACCGAATCGGCCAGAAACAGAACGTTCAGCCCCAGATCCCGCAGGAACTCGGCCGCCGACATGGCCGACCACGCGCACCGCCTGCGCGCCAATGCAGACTGGTCGGACGTCGCGGCGACCACGATAGTGCGCTTCATGGCTTCCGGGCCTATGGCGCGGGCAACAAACTCGTTCACTTCACGCCCGCGTTCGCCGACAAGAGCCACCACAACCACGTCAGCCTGCATGAAGCGCGCCAGCGTCGACAGCAGCGTCGATTTCCCCACACCCGATCCCGCAAACAACCCAACGCGTTGACCGCGTACAATCGGCAGCATGGTGTTGAGAACCGATAGTCCGGTGGCCATCCGCTTTCCCAATGGCTTGCGCGCCACCGCAGGCGGGGGGGCTTGCATGATGTCGCGATCCTGTGGCCCGTTCAGCAGGGGTTTTCCGTCCAGCGGTTTGCCAAACGGATCTATGACGCGCCCAAGCCAGTGCAATGCAGGCGCGAACCCCGGCGAGGGATCAAGGTACACACGGTCCCCCAGGCTGACACCGTCCGGGGCGGAACCCGGAATCATGTGAACATGGTCTGCACCGACATGCAGCACTTCACCGGCCAGATCGGGCCCCGCGCGCCGCCGCAATGTAAGCAAGTCTCCGATTCGGGCATGTTCGTTGAGGCCACTGATCTCGATCAACCCTTGTGCGACGCCGCTGACCAGGCCCACGTGGCGGATCGAAGTCATCCGATCAAATTCATGTTTCAGAAGCATCGGGTCGAGATCAGACATCTTGGGTTCTCCAATTGGGTTCTGAAAACGGTTTTTAAAGGAATCGGGGTTAAGCCTTGATTGAAATTGATCGAGGGAGAAGCCCCGATGTTCTATGACTTGAACGTCCTTAAGACTGCGTACGCAATGGCAACCCATGCCGGGCAACGGCAGGCGGTGATTGCGCGCAACATGGCCAATTCGGATACGCCAGGCTACCAGCCGCGCGATATCGAACCCTTCCATACAGCACTTGAAACCTCGGGACGCGAAGTGACCATGGTGGCTACGCGGCGGGGTCATCTGCACGGCGGTACAGGTGCGCAGCCATGGGCAGAGCATCAGGCCGTTCCGTCGGGTGATCCAAATGGCAACGGTGTATCGCTTGAAGAAGAGATGCTGAAATCGGTCGAGGTCAAACGACAGCACGACCGCGCGTTGGCGATCTACAAATCCTCGATCAACATCCTTCGCACCAGTCTGGGACGTGGATAAGGGGGCCGAGGATGAGCGATTTTTCCCACTCACTTGCGGCATCCGCCAGCGCCCTGCGTGCGCAGGCAGCCCGTCTGCGCCACGTGTCCGAAAACATATCGAATGCGGATACGCCCGGGTATCAGCGCAAGACGGTGCCGTTTGAGACCATAGAAAAAGATGGTCAGAACGTGGTGCAAGCCGGCCGCGTAAAGCTTGATCGACGCGACCTGACACGAATTTTCGACCCCGGCCACCCGATGGCAGATGCCAGTGGTCACTATCTGGGATCGAATGTCGATCTGATGATCGAAATAGCCGACGCGCGCGAGGCGCAACGGAGCTACGAAGCCAACCTCAAGATGTTCGATCAAACACGGCAAATGTCGTCGTCATTGATGGAACTGCTCAGAAAATAAAGGACAGCCAGAATGGACATCCGATCATTGAACGCCGCGCAGAATTATGCCGGCGCCCGTCCTGCAACCCAGGCCGACCCCGATCACCCGGGCATGGTGCAGGGGCTGAAGGCAAGTTTTCAGGACTTTGCATCCACGTTGAAACACAGCGAGCAGATGTCGCAGACCGCGATGGTCGGGCAAGCCGACCCGCACGCGCTGGTGCAGGCGCTGGCACAGACCGAACTGGCCGTTGAGACAGCTGTGATCGTTCGCAACAAGGTGGTCGAGGCCTATCAGGAAATCCTTCGGATGCCGGTCTGATACGATGCTGAGCGAAGGTCTTTTCTATGACATCGTGCGTCAGGCTCTTTGGATCGCCGTCATCACATCGGTCCCGATTCTGGCAGTTGCTCTGGTGTCAGGCCTGGTCGTTGGTCTGTTTCAGGCTCTGACGTCGATACAGGAAATGACGCTGACCTTTGTTCCCAAACTGATCGCCATCGTCGTCGTGTTCTGGATCTCGATGGGGTTCATGACTCAGACCCTTGTTACGTTTTTCACCGGTACGCTTGTTCCATTGATCGCAGGAGGTCGCTGATGGACACCGCCTATGTCACCCTGTCCCGCCAGTCCGGGCTGATGAATGAAATGCGCCTGGTGGCGAATAACATCGCAAATGCCAACACGACCGGCTATCGCCAGCAGGGGCTGGTGTTCTCGGAATACATTCGAGATATGCCGAACAGCCCCTCCCTCTCCATGAGCCGGGCCGAGGCGCGAAATACGTTAATGCAACAAGGCGTGCTGACGCAAACCGGCGGGCAATTTGATTTTGCCATCGAAGGCGACGGTTTCTTCATGGTCGAAACCCAGGATGGCAACCGGCTGACGCGGGCTGGCAGCTTTTCTCCCAATGCCGATGGCGATCTGGTTTCAATGGATGGCGCGCGCGTGCTCGATGCCAATGGCGCGCCTGTGTTCATCCCGCCTGACGCGGCGTCAATCGATGTCGGCAGCGACGGAACGCTGAGTGTCGATGGTCAGCTTCTGGGTCAGCTGGGCGTTTTCAACGTCGCCGATACGAATGAACTTGTACGCGAAGGAAACACTCGTTTCCGCACCGACGGTGCAATTGAGCCGGTCGACGAGCCGGTGGTTTTGCATCGCTTTCTCGAAGGGTCAAACGTGAATGCGATTCAGCAAGTGACCCGTTTGGTGGAAATCCAGCGCGCCTATGAGCTGGGGCAAAGCTTTCTTGAGAGTGAAGATGAGCGCGTGCGTGGAGCACTCAAGGCGCTGATGCGCTGATTTGGATGAGGAGAGTTGGACATGCGGGCCCTTAAAATTGCCGCCACCGGGATGACAGCACAACAGATGCGGGTCGAGACGATCTCGAACAACCTCGCGAATATGAATACCACCGGCTACAACGCGCGACGGGCCGAGTTCGCCGACCTGCATTATCAACAGATGGCGCGGGCCGGCACCGTGAATGCGTCGGACGGAACGGTTCTGCCCACGGGTATTCAACTGGGTCTGGGTGTGCGACCGGCAGCGGTGACAGTGCAATTGGAACAAGGCGCCTTGTCGGCCACCGGGAGCGATCTGGATGTTGCAATCGAAGGTCGCGGATATCTGGAGGTGACCTTGCCCAGCGGTCAGGCCGCTTATACGCGCGACGGCAGCTTGAAGCGGTCGGCGGAAGGACTGATCGTTACCTCTGACGGGTTTGCGGTTTCGCCTGAAATCACCATCCCCGACGATGCGCGTTCTGTTTCGATCAACGCGTCGGGCGAGGTCTATGCATATTTTGACGATTCCCCCGAAGGTCAGTTGCTTGGCGAGTTTACGCTGGCCAGTTTTTCGAACGCCAAAGGGCTGGAAGCCGTCGGAAGCAATCTGTTCAAGGAAACCGAAGCGTCCGGTGCTCCGGTTCTGGGTGCGCCGGGCGAAGACGGTCTGGGAACTTTGCGGCAGGGATATCTGGAAGACAGCTCGGTTGACGCCGTTCGCGAAGTTACCGAGCTGATCGAAGCGCAACGCGGCTATGAGATGAATGCCAAAGTCATCACCGCGGTGGACCAGATGATGAGCGCGACAACGCAGGTACGGTGATGCGATATCTGGTTCTTTCTCTGGTGCTGCTGGCGCCAATTGCCGCCCAGGCTGACATCGTGGTGCCGACACGCACGATCCGGGCCAAGGAAGTCATTTCTGCGGCCGATCTCGAGTTGAAGCCAACAGATGTTGCGGATGCAATTTCCGACCCTGACCTTCTGATCGGACAAGAGGCCCGGGTGGCGCTCTACCCCGGTCGGCCAATTCGCGGCTCTGATGTCGGGCCACCTGCCATCGTGGATCGAAACGATCTGGTCGTGCTGGTGTTCAGCAGCCAACCCTTGTCGATCACCACAGAGGGCCGGGCCTTGGGGCGCGGTGCGGCGGGGGATCGCATTCGGGTCATGAACCTTTCATCCCGAACAACCGTAACAGGCCGAATCCGTCCGGACGGTCAAATCGAGGTACAGTGATGCACGGATTGCCAAAAACCCTTGTCCTGACGGCTTTTGTCTTGTCCGCATGTGGTCGAATGGATCATTTGGGCAAACCGCCAAGTTTCACACCCAACGAGGATTCCCCGGAACAGGTTGCAATGTTGTGGCCGGGTTTGCCATTGCACACCCAACCCCAGCGAAACGTCGACCGGTCCTCTTTGTGGAG contains:
- a CDS encoding DUF6638 family protein, whose amino-acid sequence is MIRLIEKGLMFGNLVHISSPALVERYNRALQHLAGKTTALTDFHVDISGYSPEVGIELDDPLYLNPNGVNRQFILLTTEQKRAPLLNVKFSTSRDILRDFIEMNEAQLFALTATDAVAGELVNSVFKLTTPRDLLNLRKIEIEADTTGGTLRKAQQLAGMVERFKTKEDAWFDDVLIAKMIETARETGDVTRNPVRLRHTDFEQRNFWTAHFGGLYLFPDVDHPAAICMGEKPDDLPIKYTFDPSQRNQIAKFLDYNDLVEPIVKARGVDAAAILQQKMDFLTVDAAADADVDLTGLDRSDMRRLARNHADRLPQAYHGLAQLLRWASDGGPWPRITSDHPAYFYTLRAADTPNRDLVNMLLSELAPLDPRQMFICHKELFYRTYSGWPESKKAYVADFLAREYQVDKQGARAALFGHELDMSGDDRVSDDIIARVGPWGSVRKG
- a CDS encoding DUF1523 family protein, with product MAYVKWAFIIIFWGTIAVILQYSLPQHDIVRIVNTYEERQDLNDWTRIFWSEPEDQSTSLSNRDVQFIQAVRANGKPIVYRNEDTGWGWPPYFKFDTANLYTEANDAKSTKENPKWVVVTHYGWRNEFMSIFPNAIFIKHVDGPDVRIIPWFNIIFLTIFAAFVWAVWVRWRRFRQSRIDPMIENVEDGLYAAGDAIEERRNRFRRWLDSWKSK
- a CDS encoding flagellar basal body P-ring protein FlgI, whose translation is MRALILLLLLLPGMAWAGTIRLKDLVDFDGVRGNDLVGYGLVVGLNGTGDGLRNAPFTEEIMSNILERLGVNVTGEDFRPKNVAAVLVTASLPPFARVGGQIDVTVSAIGDSSSLLGGTLIMTPLNAADGQIYAVAQGTILAGGVSAEGEAASVVRGVPTSGVIPSGARVEREIDFDLSTLTQMRLALREPDFTTAARIETAINTEFNRAVAIMRDSGTVELNVAATQAVSTAHAIGRIENILVEPESKARVVVDQRSGTIVMGQEVRISRVAVSQGNLTLTVQEAPIAVQPNPFARGETVVVPRTIAGIEEEEGTGLAEIPEATTLSEVVAGLNALGVSPQDMIDILKTIKAAGALHAEFIVR
- a CDS encoding flagellin, producing the protein MNITSIGDLARGMTLRTRATDIKTQIETLSYEMSTGRVQDVSGRLGGDYSQILDLDRSLARLDAFGIATSEAALFTDTMQLSLKTFGDSVGDMTASLLAYGTANQPVNHEQASQQAKNELDTMISALNTRVGGRSLFSGTATDVSPLQSSNDLLTALKSQLTGLATVADIRLAAENWFNDPAGFDAVIYQGSSSTLSPMQISENESVTLPITATDPAFKAALRDVAVAALATDSALALSPDQRTALFTQLGVDLANAQDATVKLRAKVGAAEARIEEAATRNSSARTSLEFSRNELIAADPYETAAKLQTVQFQLESLYSVTVRNANLSLVNFLR
- the flgK gene encoding flagellar hook-associated protein FlgK; amino-acid sequence: MNMSTALNNALGGLTAASRGAAVVSGNIANALTPGYARRSLELATSPISGNGVRTVGVIRHQDPVLTANRRSSDAELAFRSDVSDFHARFEHLVGSLDDGPSLSTRLSSLENAFITAASLPDSIERLDQVARSARDLTNELNAASEGVRQARSDADRKIGAQIETLNQTLKDIEDLNAKIPAIQNSGGDIGALLDQRHVLIDQVNTLIPVNVVPRANDQVSLYSEGGLILLEGTASEFTFSTTGETKPHMTVANGLLSGLEMNGNPVRTSAGNAQIRGGALMAQFTIRDDLAVEAQVQLDTVARDLIERFETPGLDSTALATDPGLFTDDGNRFNPASVVGLASRISLNSTVDPDNGGDSWKLRAGLGAATPGDPGQAAQLRAFGNILNDARPVPGGLFGTGNMRAAELTEALLSKAGAHAHAADQRKTFANSFQQQMAQIEAAQGVDTDQELQRLMQVEQTYAANARVISVVDELMETLLRL
- a CDS encoding flagellar hook protein FlgE, giving the protein MTISSSLNAGVAALKANANRLATISDNIANSSTYGYKRVETDFHSMVTSGQGGSYSAGGVRTTSQRMIDQRGPLVTTSNSTDLAVRGRGMLPVRPSSQIGNSSNEMLLTTTGSFRTNDEGYLVTESGLVLLGWRAAPDGTIPPVSRDTPAALEPIQLSVNQLSGSPTTEMKLRMNLPATATDAGAPGDIQPLSVEYFDNLGKSESVDIQLVPTVPATGSSNEWTMVLRDSASGGAIIGEYTLTFTDNRTAGGTLASVTAVSGGAYDPATGSVMVNVAGGPMEVNIGLIGDADGITQLSDTFAPVSITRDGSAVGTMTSVQVDENGYVYALYDTGVSRRMYQIPLADVPNPNGLTALDSQTYAPSRESGTFFLWNAGEGPTGDLVSFAREESTTDVATELTSLIQTQRAYSSSATVIQTVDEMLQETTNLKR
- a CDS encoding flagellar motor protein MotB encodes the protein MGAQTNAAPIIIKKKRVSGGDGHHGGAWKVAYADFVTAMMAFFMLMWLLNATTEQQRKGLADYFAPTIPLSPESGGGDGAFGGDSMLSEEVLLRDGQGATTTHPTESHQARGSIGVNAEGGGKGNKEDFTTLEAQLLGRTGESEVSDKLLKHIVTRVTDEGLVVELFDTDDQALFESGSDKPTSFLRSLALILARASDLVVNSIAVEGHVSASPVVQARNTAWELSTARAQKLRQLLQDKGVAAQRMDRVAGHADRELFAENPMAARNNRIEVIFLRQP